A part of Pararhizobium sp. A13 genomic DNA contains:
- a CDS encoding peptidoglycan-binding domain-containing protein encodes MTARKRKQPERKKKAQRGPGLAMMGLVVVGRGLIVTGRLVSRNPRLFGGSAAFVVAFSFVAANAMWYQPGAHPSPLLRTRLPFTHPQTANLDEEPGGAAPRKVTTFVIQREDETAAATIDEPKPEPAAEAAQVEPAATPVTGSALVIGVQKELARRGLYDGPADGKTGPKTAAAITRFEKQAGRPETGVASETLLAALQREPATARTLTAARPAERPYENVKGGKGELDPVAAAIRNAEVDPEFIPKVDIPASSELVMNIQKGLSNLAYSDVSIDGVAGEQTRSAIRHFEKHYRLPETGQPSDKVLKKMKEIGAL; translated from the coding sequence ATGACGGCTCGCAAGCGAAAACAGCCTGAGCGGAAAAAGAAGGCGCAGCGCGGGCCTGGCCTTGCGATGATGGGCCTTGTGGTGGTTGGCCGCGGCCTGATCGTCACCGGCCGTCTCGTCTCGCGCAATCCCCGTCTCTTCGGCGGCTCTGCCGCTTTCGTGGTCGCGTTCAGTTTCGTCGCGGCGAATGCGATGTGGTACCAGCCGGGCGCCCATCCGTCGCCGCTGTTGCGCACCCGCCTGCCGTTCACGCATCCGCAGACGGCCAATCTGGACGAGGAACCGGGTGGCGCCGCGCCGCGCAAGGTGACGACCTTCGTCATCCAGCGGGAGGATGAAACTGCGGCGGCGACTATCGATGAGCCGAAGCCGGAACCCGCAGCTGAGGCGGCGCAAGTCGAGCCGGCGGCAACGCCGGTGACGGGCTCGGCGCTGGTGATCGGCGTCCAGAAGGAACTGGCCCGGCGGGGCCTCTATGACGGTCCGGCCGACGGCAAGACCGGCCCGAAGACCGCAGCGGCGATCACGCGCTTCGAAAAACAGGCCGGCCGGCCAGAAACCGGGGTCGCCAGCGAAACGCTGCTCGCAGCCCTGCAAAGGGAGCCGGCGACGGCCAGGACGCTGACCGCCGCCCGGCCGGCCGAACGGCCCTATGAGAACGTCAAGGGCGGCAAGGGCGAACTCGACCCGGTCGCCGCCGCGATCCGCAATGCCGAGGTCGACCCTGAGTTCATTCCGAAGGTCGATATCCCGGCCTCGAGCGAACTGGTGATGAACATCCAGAAGGGCCTGAGCAACCTTGCCTATAGCGACGTCTCGATCGACGGCGTGGCCGGCGAGCAGACCCGCTCGGCCATCCGCCATTTCGAGAAGCACTACCGCCTGCCCGAAACCGGCCAGCCGAGCGACAAGGTGCTGAAGAAGATGAAGGAAATCGGCGCGCTCTGA
- a CDS encoding DUF1491 family protein yields MRLKSEIFVSALVRRVFNLGGYAAVLRKGAEDAGAIFIRQRSRLGSETLYAPAPQSFFDGSAPGRLFEIRLEEADGEVVDQAIAREIRFDPDCWVVEIEVDGRGDLFDVTAEREG; encoded by the coding sequence ATGCGCCTGAAATCCGAAATTTTCGTCTCCGCCCTCGTTCGCCGGGTTTTCAACCTCGGCGGCTATGCCGCCGTGCTGCGAAAAGGCGCTGAAGACGCCGGCGCGATTTTCATCCGGCAGCGGTCGCGGCTTGGCAGCGAAACGCTCTATGCCCCCGCACCCCAGAGTTTCTTTGACGGTTCGGCGCCTGGACGGCTGTTCGAGATCCGGCTTGAGGAGGCCGATGGCGAGGTTGTCGATCAGGCGATAGCCCGCGAAATCCGTTTCGATCCGGATTGCTGGGTGGTGGAAATTGAGGTGGATGGTCGCGGCGATCTGTTCGATGTCACCGCCGAAAGGGAAGGCTGA
- a CDS encoding DUF2336 domain-containing protein, whose product MADRFRELERPQAGRLKDVVLMATVTGFEGLRHPRRSDLKQFAELFEPLFAASSDEARRQAAAALSQCPHVPQSVALLIGNAPVSIAAIFLTRSTSISDATLMQIIRAQGPAHATAIARRENLSVHVVDALVERRQTASALVKTPEVPAAAEMRLSAPASDAAKLLREEQLRSDIKALARAPKQDGPNDPVIAPVSPLHEALLVRFARSGEANLFAASLASALSTSLELGERILLDISGQQLAIALTALGMQPADTLFILGALYPDLGERFGGATRGDALIASLTPETSRLRLQSWLRMEQEEAAAKAEHQPYLAPERGADPRRTPVAKETTARDGAVPQQNRAFGRGR is encoded by the coding sequence GTGGCGGACCGGTTTCGTGAGTTGGAAAGGCCGCAGGCAGGACGGCTGAAGGACGTCGTCCTGATGGCGACCGTGACCGGCTTCGAGGGATTGCGCCATCCGCGCCGGTCCGACCTCAAGCAATTTGCGGAACTGTTCGAACCCCTGTTTGCCGCCTCCAGCGACGAAGCCCGCCGCCAGGCGGCAGCCGCGCTCTCGCAGTGCCCGCACGTGCCGCAATCGGTGGCGCTCCTGATCGGCAACGCGCCAGTGTCTATTGCCGCGATTTTCCTCACCCGCTCGACCTCGATCAGCGATGCGACCCTCATGCAGATCATCCGCGCCCAGGGTCCGGCTCATGCCACCGCAATTGCCCGCCGCGAAAACCTATCGGTTCACGTGGTCGATGCGCTTGTCGAGCGCCGCCAGACGGCCAGCGCGCTCGTAAAAACGCCCGAGGTGCCGGCCGCGGCCGAAATGCGTCTGTCCGCACCCGCATCGGACGCTGCGAAACTGCTGCGCGAAGAACAATTGCGCAGCGATATCAAGGCGCTTGCCCGCGCGCCCAAGCAGGACGGGCCAAATGACCCGGTCATCGCGCCCGTCAGCCCGCTTCACGAGGCGCTTCTCGTCCGCTTCGCTCGCTCCGGCGAGGCCAATCTTTTCGCCGCCAGCCTTGCGAGCGCCCTGTCGACCAGCCTGGAGCTTGGCGAACGCATCCTTCTCGACATCTCCGGCCAGCAACTCGCCATTGCCCTGACCGCGCTTGGCATGCAGCCTGCGGACACGCTTTTCATCCTTGGCGCGCTCTATCCGGATCTTGGCGAACGCTTCGGCGGCGCCACGCGCGGCGATGCGCTCATCGCGTCGCTCACGCCAGAGACAAGCCGCCTCCGCCTTCAATCCTGGCTGCGCATGGAGCAGGAAGAAGCGGCGGCCAAGGCCGAACATCAGCCCTATCTTGCGCCCGAACGCGGCGCCGATCCGCGCCGGACGCCTGTCGCCAAGGAAACGACCGCGCGCGACGGCGCCGTCCCCCAGCAGAACCGGGCTTTCGGTCGCGGACGCTGA
- a CDS encoding SH3 domain-containing protein, whose translation MTTYRKHAWKAALLALAAFLLPATAQAAAGFATANVNMRSGPGTGYPAVTVIPVGTSVEIHGCLADIAWCDVSFYYARGWVAARYVQVEYQQSRVYLEPDYYDTLGIPFVTFEIGNYWDRYYRNRDFYRQRDYYRGDRDDYRRNRDYYRRDTDGDRYQRDRRIRRDYEAFDRMRRGDDGEVFERSRRDRDRARIERRDGDRDRIERRDRGRDRIERRDRNRDRDRAERRRRDDVREFRDRRERDRDRPRVQRRDTDRDHSRNRDSRRRCRPGDDRCD comes from the coding sequence ATGACGACATATCGAAAACATGCATGGAAGGCCGCTTTGCTGGCGCTAGCCGCGTTTCTGCTGCCCGCCACCGCACAGGCGGCGGCAGGCTTTGCCACTGCCAATGTCAACATGCGGTCGGGACCGGGCACGGGCTATCCGGCGGTCACCGTCATTCCCGTCGGCACGTCGGTGGAAATCCATGGCTGTCTTGCCGACATTGCCTGGTGCGACGTGTCCTTCTACTACGCTCGCGGCTGGGTCGCGGCCCGCTACGTGCAGGTGGAGTACCAGCAAAGCCGCGTCTACCTGGAGCCGGATTATTACGACACGCTCGGTATTCCGTTTGTGACCTTCGAGATCGGCAATTATTGGGATCGCTACTACCGCAACCGCGACTTCTACAGGCAGCGGGACTACTATCGCGGTGATCGCGACGACTACCGCCGCAACCGCGACTACTATCGCCGTGATACCGACGGGGATCGTTATCAGCGCGATCGCCGCATTCGCCGCGACTACGAGGCCTTCGACCGTATGCGCCGCGGCGATGATGGCGAGGTCTTCGAACGCTCTCGCCGCGACCGCGACCGGGCCCGTATCGAACGCCGAGACGGCGACAGAGATCGTATCGAACGCCGTGACCGCGGTCGGGACCGCATCGAGCGCCGTGACCGCAACCGTGATCGTGACCGCGCCGAGCGCCGTCGCCGCGACGACGTCCGGGAATTCCGCGACAGGCGCGAGCGTGACAGGGATCGCCCACGCGTGCAGCGCCGCGACACGGACCGCGACCATAGCCGGAACCGGGATAGCCGCCGCCGTTGCCGGCCAGGCGATGACCGCTGCGATTGA